Below is a genomic region from Henckelia pumila isolate YLH828 chromosome 3, ASM3356847v2, whole genome shotgun sequence.
TTGCCAAGTATTGAGTTGCCGAGAAATTCCTTGAAAATTTGATTGAACTGAAGTGTGAAAAGATTGaaaaaattcattcaatttGTCAACTTTTGTTTCCAAAGACTGATGAGAATTTTGTAGTTGAGACATGGAGCTTGTCAGTTGATTTGAGTCTACTAGAATTTTATCCAATAATGCAAATTTTTCTTGAAGTTTACCTAGCTCAGCACTCATTGATTGACTCAGAAAAGAGATGTTGTTGTTGGTTGTTTGTTGATTTTCTTTGAGACTAGTGACAGTCTTGGATATGGCATAGTCTGAGTTTTCAATATGAGAAATCGCCTGATACCAATCATCATCATTCGTTGATGTGGGTGATGGAGTTCCTTTACCAATGAATGAGAGATTTTCTTTGGTGAAATCTGTCTTCTATCCTTTAGGAGGAGATGGAGGTGCAGTTGCGATTATTTCAACCTTCTATTTTCCTTTGTCCTGATGAGTTGATGATTCAGGGACTGTATGAACAATCATTGCTAGAGTTTGAGATAAAGTCTCAGTCTCAATAGCTTTGTCATTAAGAGATGAATCATTGATGATTTGTACATGTGTTGATGATTCATGTACTGGTTCTTGAAGTTGTTCATCATTAATAAGAATTGGCGTGACTGATGGATCATCAGTTGAATTGGATGTCCGAAGTGCTTCTTCATCAATAGacttggttggagcaggtgtgTCATCAAATTGAGATGGAATTTCCAAAATGTGTGAGACTTCCTTTGATTCTGTCAGATCTTGTTCATTGGGAGTTGAGAAGGATAACTCATCTATTTGAGACATGTGTGGTTCTGTGATTTTCTTCTGAGATAAAGTGAATGTCTCAACTGTGTGGTCAATAATTTGAAAGGATGGTACTTCCATAGTGATCGGTTGAGGTTCTTCAGGTTCCTCTTGGAAAGATAGTGGAGACACAACTTCTTCCATAGATGGTGCGGTTAATAAAGGAGTTGGATGATCCTCAGCTTCAATATGAGAGATGACTTCATCAACGTTCATTAGTTGAAGCTCGGGTAGAGCAGTTTTAGTGCCTGAGGTATGCAGCTGCTGCTCAATGGATGTATCTGTTGTATTGGGAGCAACTGAAGTTTCTCTTTGAAGTTCTTCAAACATCTGATCAATTGAATGGTTGGAGGATTCAGTGGAAGTGAGGCTTTTCTTGCTTTTCTTGTGTTTGGATTTGGATGTGGAGTGTGATTTGTGTTTCTTCCAAACAAAGATCTCTGGAGTTTCCAAAGTTTGATCAGTATCCCAGAATTTTACTTCCGTTTGTATATTGATGAGATCAGTTTGCAGTTGAGTAAAAATGGCTCGATCTTCATAAGAGGTTCTGGCACGTGGATCATAATTCCTTTGAAATTCATCAACAATTTCACTCAGTTTCTTGATCCTTAAGAGATCATAGAAGTACTTTCTTATCAATGCATCTTGAATGTTGGAATTCTTGACTACCCTCAGCACGATTTCTTCAAGTTTGATAAATTTAGACAGCTCATTCTTTTTGGTGATATGTCTGGCCAATGTAGAGGTCCTATATTTGCGCCAGGTATCAAAGATTTCAGCAGTGCACTTCTCAGCATATTCAAGTACCTCATCCATGGTTAAGTCAATTTGAAGTTGAATAGCATTGGATGGCCTGTCATGATCAGAGGAGGATGCTATTTGATAACTTCCTGTAGCCAAGTCCAAACCTGAGTGAGTATACTCAACAATTTGTTTTGAAGATAAACCACCAATTGGTATAGCTGGAGGCAAGACTACTATTGGTGAGATATATTGGAAAGGTGCCTTATGAGTTTTAACAATTGTTTCCAAGTCTTCATGTGTTTGAATTTCTAAAGAGGGTTGAAGACTCTGAAGTGGTTCAATCATCATTGGTTGTTTTCCCTTTGAATCTGTTTTGTCTTTTAGCTCCTCAGCTGTTTTATCAACGAAATGTGCATCTTTAGTTGATGCCATATTCACTTGTTTAGGAATCATAGAGATGATCAGTTTAAATGGAGATTAGATAGCCTTTGCTTGTAGAGTTCTGGTCCACTTGTTTTGGGGCTTTGTCACAACTTCTTCACTGTCAGTGTCCTCACTGTCATATATaaaaagatttctcttctttttggcTGGTTTCTTCACTGGTGTTTTTTGTATTTTTGCAATAGTTAAATCAGTTGATTCTCTGGATTGAAAGTTTTCCAGATACTCAACATTCAAAACTCTAAGCTAGTGCAGTTGAGAAGATGCTTGAAGAGTAATTCCGAGAGTTTCAAGGAGTTGACTGGCTTGTAGTATATATCCAGAAGATTGCTTTGTGGGTCTCATCATTTGAACAAAGATATTAAAAATGATATTACTCCAATTGATCTTTACACCTTTCATGATAGCAATCATTACTTTGAACTTTCCAACAGTTAACTTGGCAAAGGATCCTCCTTTTGCCAAAATACTCTTGACAACAATATCAGCTAGCATTTGATATTCAGGCTTTAGGTCTCTTTTGAACCCAGACAGAGAAATCGGTTGACTTGAGCCAGAAAATATGCTTTGCATTTCAGTGATATCAGTAGTTGATATAAtattgaagtcagtattaccTGAAGTATGTAAACTGAAAGTGTTGGAAAATAATTCTTCACTAATTTGAATAGTGTTTTCGCCGAGAGAAAGTAACAGCATGCCATCATCTTTGAGCGTACAGTTGTTATATAATGATATCAAATCCATTTTATAGATATTCAAATTTTTGATATCCAAAAAAGGACGAAGTCCAGATTGTTCAAGGGCTGTGCAAACCTTGGTTATGTCTGGTTTATCCATTCCATACAGAGATTCAAAGTCGACGGCGAGAGCATTGAGAATGTAAACTGCAGATGAAGTAGCCATTGACGTAGTACCTGTGAGTTAATAGAGAAATTTTTATGAAGTTAGTTTAGGCTTTTAGGGTTTATGAAAAACTAATATGGTGTATGATGGGTGACTTGGTCAAGACGACACAAGAATGATGTGGTACACAGAACAATTTGAAATTCAATAAATAGTACATTAAAGCGGGAGATAGTACACATATTTCCCTCTAAAAATGCTACACGTTTCAACTATAAATAGTGAAATACAGTAGGATAACCGTTTTTATAACTTTAGTTTGAGCAGAGAAATATGAGTGACAATGTTCTCTTGTTCGGTTTTGGTCAAAGTTCATACGTGGTATGTGGAGCATGTCGAGAGAGTTACTTTGAAATTGAAAATAAGAGGATCGAGGAAAGGGTGTATGAAAAGGTGATGAAAGTCTGGTTGAAGATAGAAGAACTCCACATGTATCATGATGCTCAGTTTCCTCCGAGGAAATTTAATGATGCAAAGGAGATAACTCAGAGAGCGATGTACTACATGATAGCACTGGACACATTTGAACTCAGAGACATTTTTAAGGATAAAAATGTTCTCTATATGATGCTTAGTAAAGAGTACATCACATTGGTTCACATTGCCTCAGATGAGCTAATGGATCCCTCAGTTTCTCCTCTACGAGCATGGGTGACGAACTggagttttgaattttttctcAAGATGAGGGAAATAAAAAGTGTTTGATTGTAGCCTTTGATTTtgagtatttaataaaaaaaaatttgctaaACTGATATTGTACATGAGCTGTTTACCTAAATTGTTTTAATGCAACTGCTAAATTAACAAAGGTAAACTGCAATGTGTAATAATAAGCACGAAAAACTATGTTATCAGATAATTATTACATGCAATCAAATTTCAGAGATATTTTGTCATGAACAGTGCCTTATTGTGTGAAAGCATACGTAATAGACTCTTTATATTTTGAGTAAATTTAAATGTAATAAATGTAAGAGACTTTTCGATGTCTGAGCTTTTGGTCTATAAAAAGGAGAGATTAAGATATGCATGTagatatcaaatcaaataagcaaaataagaaaaaaaaatggataatTGGAGAATTGCTCATGAAGATTTCATCGAGGAAAAGCTTGCTCGTCTTCGAGCAAAACTGATACGGATGCAGTTCAGAGGCCCGAATGCCCTTGGTCCTGACGAGGTTCGTCGTCTTGAGAAGTATAAGCAGGTGCTTGGGTTTAAAAACCCTGCGTATGTCCTTGGCCGAGAGGGCATACAGCTGCTGCTCTTGAAGAAGGAGTTGAAGGTGGTGAACCCTTCTCAATGGTTTGGAGGAGGTGGAGGATGGACCGCTGGAGGAGAATCTTCTTCTGTGAAAAATAGGTGTGGAAAATAAAATCGATATTGTAAATGgtgtttattaataaaatatgctATTTTGTGGTATATGGTGTTATTTTTTATATCTGTTATAAGCCTAAAAGATAAACTGCAAAAGAATTATCAGTATTCCCCCTTAATATATGCTTATACCAAGTTAAATAGATAAGGAGAGTTTTAAAGCAACGTAAACAAGTATAATAAAATATCTCCAAAAAAATCAGTTTAATGATTTTGCAAAGAGTTCAGTTTAGGTCATGCTAAACTGTTTAGACAATTTGCAACGTATAAACTAATTTTAAGTCAATTCAATAAGTCCTAAAATATttcgaaagtaagaaaacttagaATCTAGGAGTGGTTTGGTAAAGATTTCAGCAGTTTGTTGCTCCGTTGATATATGCTCCAGTCGGATATTCTTCTTGAGTTCATGATCACAGATAAAATGATGTCTAACTTGGATATGGTTTGTTATTGAATGAAGAATGGGGTTGTAAGTGATTGCAATTGTGATGTTGGTGAATCCtgttcttcaattccataatctctcaactgttgttgaatccagagcaGTTGAGCACAATAAATTCTTGCAGCTAAGTACTCAGCTTCTGTTGTAGAGGTCGCAATGGATGTTTGTTTCTTGCTAAACCATGAAATCAGTCTATtcccaaggaattgacatgatccACTTGTACTTTTTCTATCCAATTTACATCCAGCATAATCAGCATCTGAATATCCAACTAGATTGATGGAGTTATGCTTAGCATACCACAGACCAACATTCTGAGTTCCTTTAAGATACCTTAGTATCCTTTTGCCAGCTATGAAGTGGGACTGCTTAGGATTAgactgaaatctagcacataagcaAACTGCAAAGACAATGTCAGGTCTACTGGCTGTTAAATAAAGCAATGGACCTATTATACCTCTATACATTGTTGCATCAACTGATGTTTCCCCTTCGTCTTtgtcaagcttaattgatgcaCCTATGAGAGTTGTTGCAACTGTGAAGTTTTCCATACCAAACTTTTTGATCAGTTCTTTGGTATACTTAATTTGGCTTATGAATGTCCCATTTTCCATTTCTCGAACTTGTAATCTAAGAAAGAAATTTAGttcacccatcatgctcatctcgaatttTTCCTGCATTAGCTTAGAAAATCTTGTGCAcagtttggggttagttgacacaaaaatgatatcatcaacatatatttgaactTGCAATGTGTGATCACTTTTTGTGAATTTAAACAAAGTTTTATCAACTGTGCCTATTGTGAACTCGTGTTCAAGAAGGAATTTAGTtaaagtgtcataccaagctctaggagtcTGTTTCAGTCCATAAAGAGCTTTGTTTAAATGGTATATATGGTCTGGAAATTGATGATTTTTAAATCCCGATGGTTGTTCAACAAAGACTTCCTCTTGAAGTTTTCCATTTAAGAAATCACTTTTGAagtccatttgataaactttgaaATCCTTGAAGGAGGCATAcgcaataaatatttttaaggcttccagtctagctactggtgcataaatttcatcatagtcaattccttcttcttgcaTGTACCCTTGAGCTATTAATCTTGCTTTATTCCTGACTACATTTCCTTCTTCATTAAGTTTGTTTCTGAAGACCCATCGAGTGCCAATGACTGACTGATGTGTTGGTCTTGGAAAAAGATCCCGTACTGAGTTTCTAGTAAACTGATTTAATTCTTCTTGCATAGCCTCTATCCAACAGCTGTCAGCCAGTGCATTTTCAATTTTCTTGGCTTTTCTTGGGATATAAAGGCTGCATGAAGAAGTTCTTTAATCATTTGTCCTCGAGTCCTTAGTGGTGCTATAGGATTACCTATCACCGAACTGAGTGGATGCTTTTTGGACCAATTTAGTCTAATATTAGGCTGATTTTCACTATTCACTTGTGCCTCTAGATCTTGATTATTCATGTTGTCTTGGTCAAGCTCTGTGTCTTCAGAATGTGTGTGATGATCTTGAGTCTCATGATGCTGCTCTTCATTATTCTCAACTGTGTGAGTTTGGTGAATATCAACTAGTTGATCAATGTTATGATCCTCAACTACTGGGTTCACTAGTTCAGGTTCAGGAGATTGAAGTGTTCTGGTAGGTGGTGAAACTTCGTCTTCACTTTCATCCAGACTATCATTGTCTAATTGTATTTTCTGAAATAGATCTGGGAGTTGATgagtattagttgcaatgtCAGTAGTTAAAtcttcatcaaatataacatgaattgattcttcaacatatAAAGTTCTTCTGTTGAAAACTCTATATGCTTTTCTAATTGAGGAGTATCCCAGAAATATACCCTCATCTAACTTTGCATCAAATGCAGACAGATGACTtttaccattgttgtggatgTAGCATTTACTCCCAAAAATCTTGAAATATGATACATTAGGTTGtttgccattccagatctcatatggggttttaaaaaatttcttgcatatcattgatctgttctgagtgtAGCAAGTAGTGTTCACAGCTTCTACCCAAAACCTTTTAGAGACTTTGGAGTCAGCTAACATGGTTCTCGCAGCTTCTTTAAGAGTATGATTTCTtctttctgcaacaccattttgttgtggtgttctagATGCTAAGAATTCATGTTTGATTTCATAATGCTCTAAAAATGAAGATAAAGTTTGATTGACAAATTCAGTTCCTCTTTCACTTCTGATTTTTTCAATCTTACttgattttttgttaaaaagtcttttaaaaaattttatcagttgagaagcagtttggtcttttgattttaagaaaatgacccAAGTAAAACGTGAGTAGTCATCAATGATGACAAGAGTAtacctcattccccctaaacttgTTACTGGAATTGGACCAAATTAGTCCATGTGCAATAGTTCCAAGCATCGGGAATATGATTTTTAACCCTTGTTTTTAAAATATGACCTAAATTGCTTCCCAAATTGACAAGCTGAGCAAACTTTGTTTTtggaaaaatcaattttaggcAGGCCTGTTACTAGCTCGAGCTTACTCAGACTGGAAATTGATTTGAAGGTGACTCAGTCGCTTGTGCAAGATCCAGTTGCGCTTGGAATTGGAAGCTACGAGGCAAACTTGTTTGCTAGACTGAATGTTCCAACATACTTTATATGTGTTTTCACATCTGTTTCCTGTCAAAATGATGTTACCAGAGACATCTTTAACAATGCAATTTAGCTGTTGAAATTCAACAGAGTGCCCATAGTCACACATTTGACTAATGCTGATTAAGTTATATTTCAGAGTCTCAACCAATAGAACATCTTGAATGATAATGTTAtcgtggataatcttacccttacccacagtCTTACCCTTTGATTTGTCACCAAATATGATAGTGGGACCATGGTATTTAACGAGTTCAGACAGTAGTTTATcatttccagtcatgtgtcttgaacatccactgtctatgTACCATGATTCATCCTCATTTTCCTTGGTACCTGCTACCTGCATTCACAAGGTTGaataacttttggtacccacatTTATTTGGGTCCACGAGGGATTAATCATTTAGGAACCCAAACCTGGAATACTTTAACCAGTTTACCAGTTTTTGTGTTCCTATAGGTGCGTACTAAGTTAGATGCTCTAGATGGTGGAGTGTGATGTGCTTGTGAGACCAtatgttgtttgcatttttcaGTATCCTTGAAGTTTCTATATCTCTTTTGAACTAGACGTTGATTATGGTATTGACTTCGATTTCCTCTCATAGAATTAGGTTGATATGCATTAGTCCGTTTAGGACTTTTAGCAGTCTCTACCTTAGTTTCCTGAGGATTGAAGCCGAtaccaaatttttttatgtttatctgCTTTATTTGCTGCCAAGTCATTAGGATatgtttttcattttcatttttcctAAATGCTCGTACAAAGTTTATGCATTTACCTTTGCACATGTTCAGTTTGGGTAGAGTACTTGATTCACCAGTTTCTACCGTTTTACCATATCCAAGACCAGTTTTGTCATGGAGAGGTCTTTGTGAATCATTCATTTCTGTCAACAGGCTCGAAGGTTTATTCCATGATCTTACTAATTCATCCATGTTATCTTTTTCTGTTGTAAGATTCATGATGTTGATCTTGAGTTGTTCATTCTCAGTTTGGAGTACATCAATCTCTATTTCAAGACAGTTTATCTCAACTGATTGTTCCCAAGAGGGTTCAGTTGAGGCATCTTGCAGATCCTTTTGCTTGGCTCTGACTTCA
It encodes:
- the LOC140888435 gene encoding secreted RxLR effector protein 161-like, which codes for MQEKFEMSMMGELNFFLRLQVREMENGTFISQIKYTKELIKKFGMENFTVATTLIGASIKLDKDEGETSVDATMYRGIIGPLLYLTASRPDIVFAVCLCARFQSNPKQSHFIAGKRILRYLKGTQNVGLWYAKHNSINLVGYSDADYAGCKLDRKSTSGSCQFLGNRLISWFSKKQTSIATSTTEAEYLAARIYCAQLLWIQQQLRDYGIEEQDSPTSQLQSLTTPFFIQ